The nucleotide window GTTAAGCATTTCATCTGCTTCATCAAGAACAACATAGCGAATTTTATCAAGCTTCAATGTTCCCTTTTCGATATGGTCCAGTACGCGTCCGGGAGTACCAACTGCAATATGCGTTTTCTGCTTTAATTCGTCCTGCTGATAACGGAACGGCTGCTTTCCGTATAATGCGGTAGCTTTAATACGTTTATATCGTCCAATATTGGTAAACTCTTCTTTTACTTGAACGGCCAGTTCACGTGTTGGTGTTAACACAAGTGCTTGTGGCTTGTTTTCAATCCAATCGATATTTTCGCAAATCGGAATCGCGAATGCTGCAGTTTTCCCGCTTCCTGTTTGTGCTTTAACAATTAAATCCTGTTCCTTTAATGCATGGGGCAACACTTTTTGCTGAACTTCAGTTGGTGTGCTGTAATCCAAATCTTTAAGCGAACGCTGTAATTCAGGTGATAATGGATAGTCGTTAAAATTAGTTGTCATATTTATTCCTCTTTTTCTTCTATTAATGAATGATTCCCGGATCAACAATAGCGATAAATTTTCTCGTTGTTTTTGAAAGTGAAACATTTTTTAAATGGACAATCCCTAAATTACGCTTAGGAATTGGCTGTTGGAGCTCAATTTCATATAAAATCTCTCTATCCAAGTATTCGGTCGCAAACTCCTTTGTTACACTTGCGATGCCTAAATTAATTTTTGCAAATTCCAATACTAAATCATGTGAGCCTAACTCGAATTCAGGGGAAATCGTATAGCCCTGTTCTTTTAAATAGTTTTCCACATAATTTCGGGAATTTGCCTTTTTTTCTAAAAAAATTAACGGCAGCTTCATGAGCATATCTAGCTGAATTGGCTTTTTTGATAAATTTTTATATTTTTGTCCGCACACAAATATATCATGAATTTCCTTACAAGGGATAACTTGAAGCTGTGGATCTTGAATCGGCAAGTTGCATATACCCAAATCCGCTTCCCCTGATTTAATAAAAGCTAATATTTCATTTGTTGTACCGTTTAAAACCTTTAATTTAATACCAGGATATTTAATGTGGAATGCCTCTAAATAAGGCAGTAAAAAGTATCTCGAAATCGTATCCCCGACCCCGATGCGTAAAACGCCTGTACGCAGATTTTTAAATTCGGCGATTTTTTCTTCACCCGCGTCCAGAATACCAAGAGCGGAGTTGACATATTCGTGTAACAATTTACCTTCTTCTGTTAAGGTTACCCCTTTTGGTGTTCTGTTAAATAAAACGGTATCAAGTTCTTTCTCAAGTTTTGAAATGGACTGGCTAACAGCCGGCTGCGTCATATATAAAGAAGCTGCTGCCTTCGAAAAACTTTTGCTTCGACTTACTTCATTGAAAATGCGATAAACTTCCAACTTTATTATCATATAATCCCCACTTATATCTGATATTAGAATTATTAATTTTACTTATATCACATGAACAGGTTATAGTAAACATTGTGAGATTACTTATGTTTTGCTTAAAAGTAAGCAAAAGCAATTAAAATATAACTTAGAGCTTTGAAGGAGAGATTATTTTGGAACGTGTAGTAGGAACAGTTGTACGAGGTCTTCGTGGCCCGATTATTAATGAAGGGGACGATATTGTTCAAATCGTTGTGGATACAGCGTTAAATGCTGCAAAGACAGAGGGCTTTGCAATTGAAGATCGAGATATAGTGACAGTGACAGAATCTGTTGTTGCACGTGCACAAGGTAATTACGCCAAAATTACAGATATCGCATCTGATGTAAAAGCAAAATTCGGTGATGACACTGTAGGTGTGATTTTCCCGATTCTTTCGCGTAACCGCTTCTCGAATATTTTAAAAGGAATTGCAGCAGGTACAAAGAAAATTGTCCTTATGCTAAGCTATCCATCTGATGAAGTGGGCAACCATTTAGTATCATTGGATGAACTTGATGAAAAAGGTATCAACCCATGGACTGATGTATTGACAGAGGCTGAATTCCGTGGTCATTTCGGTTTTAACAAACATACATTTACAGGTGTGGACTACATCGAATATTATAAAGAATTAATCGTTGAACAAGGTGCGGAAGTTGAAGTCATCTTCTCGAACAATGCAAAAACGATTTTAGATTATACGAAAAGCATTTTAACTTGTGATATTCACTCTCGCTTCCGTACAAAACGGATTTTAAAAGCTGCGGGCGCTGAAAAAATTTATGGTCTTGACAATATTTTAGCTGAATCTGTAAACGGATCTGGCTTTAACTCTAAATACGGATTACTTGGATCAAATAAATCGACAGAAGATGGAGTGAAATTATTCCCTGACAACTGTCAACCAATCGTAGATGACATCCAGGCTAAAATTTTAGCAGCTACAGGGAAACTTGTAGAAGTTATGATTTACGGTGACGGGGCATTTAAAGATCCAGTAGGCCAAATTTGGGAGCTAGCTGACCCTGTTGTATCACCTGCCTATACACCAGGTCTTGATGGTACTCCAAACGAAATTAAGTTGAAGTACTTAGCGGATAATGATTTCTCTAACCTGCATGGTGAAGAACTGAAAGAAGCAATCAAAGAATATATCAATAACAAAGAAGAAGATTTAACTGGTAATATGGCTGCGCAAGGTACAACGCCTCGTAAGCTGACAGATTTAATCGGTTCATTATCTGACTTAACTTCCGGTTCAGGCGATAAAGGAACACCAATGATCTACATCCAAGGCTATTTCGATAACTATACAAAATAAAAAACAGACTCAATTCCCCTTAACGGGAGTTGAGTCTGTTTTTTGATTTAGATGAAAAAATAAAACGGTGCAAATTTTAAATTTGCACCGTTACTTAATTTACGTTATAGACTGTACTGATTTACTTCTCAATACCTTCTGTCCATTTGTTCACTACGTCTTGGTTTTCTTCAACCCATTGTTTTGCTGCTTCTTCAGGTTTTGTTCCTGAGTAGATGTTCAGCATCACTTCTTCGATATCTTCAGTTGTCCATTCAAAGGCATCTAAAATCTTGAATGCATCAGGTGACTCCTGTTCTAAGTCTTGACGTACAAATGTGTGAATACTTTCTTCTCCGCCAAATACTCCTTCAGGATCTTCTAAATACTTCAAATCATAGTTGGCAAATTTCCAGTGTGGGCTCCAGCCTGTCACAACGATATCTTCTTCATTTTTAATTGCCTGTTCTAAAGCTACAGTCATCGCACCTGATGAAGATGGTTGTAACGACCAAGATTCCAGATTCGGATATGTTTCAAGTGCTCTTTCAGCAGCCGCAACAACACCTGCACCTGCTTCAATACCTGTAATTGTCGATGCTGCCTCTGTAGATAAATCAGCGATTGATGTTGCTTCCATATAACTTGGTACAACTAATCCGATTTTCGCACCTTTTAGGTTTGGTCCCAAATCTTCTAGATCTGAACCGTATTTTTCATATTGTGACGCATGTGTAGCAGGTAACCAGCCAGATACCATCGCATCCGCTTCACCTTTAGAAACTGCTTCCCACATGATGGCATTGTCCAATGGTGTAATGTCAACTTTATAGCCGACACTTTCCAGTACTTCTGCCACTACATACGTAGAAGCAACCTCTGAATCCCATTCTACATAGGCTAATTCAATTGAACCTAAATCTTCTGATGATGACGTTTCTTTTTTCTCTGTTGTGTCATCTCCACACGCTGCTAATAATAGCGCTGCACTCATTGCTGTAGCTGCAGGCATCCATTTCATTTTTTTCATTTTACTTTCCCCCATTTGATTTTTGCTTATTTAAACTTTGTGTTAGGCGGTCTACAATAATCGCGAAGATTACTAGACTGATCCCAGCAACAAAACCATTACCGATTTGCGCTCGTTGTAGAGCCGATAATACTTCACGACCTAAACCTGGCGCACCAATCATCGATGCAATAACAACCATCGATAGTGATAATAGTACAGTTTGGTTAATACCGGCCATAATTGTAGATCTTGAAAGTGGCAGTTCTACTTTCACTAATTTTTGAGTGAATGTACTACCATAAGAATCCGCTGCTTCGATTAAATGCGTCGGAACTTGACGGATACCTAGATTTGTAAAACGTACAGTTGGTGGTAATGCGAAGATTACTGAGGCAAATACACCTGGTAC belongs to Solibacillus sp. FSL W7-1436 and includes:
- a CDS encoding coenzyme F420-0:L-glutamate ligase, translating into MERVVGTVVRGLRGPIINEGDDIVQIVVDTALNAAKTEGFAIEDRDIVTVTESVVARAQGNYAKITDIASDVKAKFGDDTVGVIFPILSRNRFSNILKGIAAGTKKIVLMLSYPSDEVGNHLVSLDELDEKGINPWTDVLTEAEFRGHFGFNKHTFTGVDYIEYYKELIVEQGAEVEVIFSNNAKTILDYTKSILTCDIHSRFRTKRILKAAGAEKIYGLDNILAESVNGSGFNSKYGLLGSNKSTEDGVKLFPDNCQPIVDDIQAKILAATGKLVEVMIYGDGAFKDPVGQIWELADPVVSPAYTPGLDGTPNEIKLKYLADNDFSNLHGEELKEAIKEYINNKEEDLTGNMAAQGTTPRKLTDLIGSLSDLTSGSGDKGTPMIYIQGYFDNYTK
- a CDS encoding LysR family transcriptional regulator, which translates into the protein MIIKLEVYRIFNEVSRSKSFSKAAASLYMTQPAVSQSISKLEKELDTVLFNRTPKGVTLTEEGKLLHEYVNSALGILDAGEEKIAEFKNLRTGVLRIGVGDTISRYFLLPYLEAFHIKYPGIKLKVLNGTTNEILAFIKSGEADLGICNLPIQDPQLQVIPCKEIHDIFVCGQKYKNLSKKPIQLDMLMKLPLIFLEKKANSRNYVENYLKEQGYTISPEFELGSHDLVLEFAKINLGIASVTKEFATEYLDREILYEIELQQPIPKRNLGIVHLKNVSLSKTTRKFIAIVDPGIIH
- a CDS encoding glycine betaine ABC transporter substrate-binding protein, yielding MKKMKWMPAATAMSAALLLAACGDDTTEKKETSSSEDLGSIELAYVEWDSEVASTYVVAEVLESVGYKVDITPLDNAIMWEAVSKGEADAMVSGWLPATHASQYEKYGSDLEDLGPNLKGAKIGLVVPSYMEATSIADLSTEAASTITGIEAGAGVVAAAERALETYPNLESWSLQPSSSGAMTVALEQAIKNEEDIVVTGWSPHWKFANYDLKYLEDPEGVFGGEESIHTFVRQDLEQESPDAFKILDAFEWTTEDIEEVMLNIYSGTKPEEAAKQWVEENQDVVNKWTEGIEK